In one Lujinxingia vulgaris genomic region, the following are encoded:
- a CDS encoding heavy metal translocating P-type ATPase — MTEKLRLKIPVLLPEVTDERDQCLTRMETMLGDQDGITEVHVVTDTAPSTLCIHYEPGRISLQRVRELAEAAGARLTKKYGHFLAKVSETSHVGRARSRAERLRSIEGVLEAEVSGAGGLRVEYDRDRVSEEALRAAIGELGLHLSHEYAERRPGSRHERAEHVEHDHGEDAHPEQESEHAHRHGNSRAELGFAIASGVFLLIGWLLPKLVALPAEWMNLLPLWAAYGFGGFFTAREAFEHIRNRTFEIDFLMLVAAIGAAILGQWVEGGLLLFLFSLGHSLEHFAMARARRAIESLSDLTPQDATVIRNGSEQVISVDDLQVGDRVRIKPNKRVPADGFVVEGESAINQAPVTGESVPVDKRPVDEPERAAKHPESIAPEHRVFAGTINGEGALTVQVTKRSTDSALARVVQMVTEAETMRSPTQEFTATFERYFVPSVLALVVLLLFAFMVLDETFSESFYRAMAVLVAASPCALAIATPSAVLSSVAAAGKSGVLVKGGAPLEHLGQLSAIAFDKTGTLTEGEPRVTSVEPYRDTTSAELLSVAVAVERLSDHPLAAAIVRHGEDSPGQVTYEARELKSVTGRGVRARIQDEWVLVGKEDLFDEAEGEALPDDLRQRVRELETSGQTTMIVRRGERYLGAIGLMDTPRETAAAMITRLRELGITRMIMISGDNQSVADAVAKHVGLDEARGDLMPDDKVRFIKDLAEHGKVAMVGDGVNDAPAMANATVGIAMGAAGSDTALETAQIALMADDLSKLPYAVGLSRKTSAIIRQNLWMSLGMVAFLIPATLLGLNIGPAVALHEGSTVVVVFNALRLLAYRDSHS, encoded by the coding sequence ATGACGGAAAAGTTGCGCCTGAAAATTCCCGTGTTGCTGCCCGAGGTCACCGATGAACGCGATCAATGCCTCACACGCATGGAGACCATGCTCGGCGACCAGGACGGCATCACCGAAGTTCATGTTGTCACCGATACCGCGCCCTCGACGTTGTGTATCCACTACGAGCCCGGCCGAATAAGCCTCCAGCGAGTTCGCGAGCTCGCGGAGGCTGCGGGTGCCCGGTTAACGAAAAAGTACGGGCATTTTCTGGCAAAAGTCTCGGAGACCTCCCATGTGGGGCGAGCGCGCAGCCGTGCTGAAAGACTCCGTAGCATCGAAGGGGTGCTGGAGGCCGAGGTCTCCGGCGCCGGTGGGCTCCGCGTCGAGTATGACCGCGATCGGGTTTCCGAGGAGGCTCTACGAGCGGCCATCGGTGAGCTCGGCCTTCATCTGAGTCACGAGTACGCCGAGCGCCGTCCTGGATCGCGACACGAACGTGCCGAGCACGTAGAGCACGACCACGGCGAAGACGCGCACCCGGAGCAAGAGTCCGAACACGCTCACCGGCACGGAAACTCGCGCGCCGAGCTCGGATTCGCCATCGCCTCGGGTGTCTTTCTTCTCATCGGATGGTTGCTCCCCAAACTCGTGGCTCTTCCTGCGGAATGGATGAACCTTCTTCCGCTCTGGGCGGCCTATGGCTTCGGGGGTTTCTTTACGGCGCGAGAAGCCTTCGAGCATATCCGAAACCGCACGTTTGAGATTGACTTCCTCATGCTCGTCGCTGCCATCGGTGCGGCGATTCTGGGCCAATGGGTTGAGGGTGGGCTGCTGCTCTTTCTGTTCAGCCTGGGCCACTCGCTGGAGCACTTCGCGATGGCCCGGGCCAGGCGCGCAATCGAGTCGCTCTCCGATCTGACGCCCCAGGACGCGACCGTGATTCGCAATGGCAGCGAACAGGTCATCTCGGTCGATGATCTTCAGGTCGGTGACCGTGTCCGCATCAAACCCAACAAACGCGTTCCGGCCGACGGCTTCGTCGTTGAGGGAGAGAGCGCAATCAATCAGGCGCCGGTCACCGGTGAGAGCGTGCCGGTGGACAAGCGACCGGTCGACGAGCCCGAACGTGCCGCAAAGCATCCCGAGAGCATCGCTCCGGAGCATCGTGTGTTTGCCGGAACCATCAATGGTGAGGGCGCGTTGACGGTTCAAGTGACCAAACGCTCCACAGACTCCGCGCTTGCCAGAGTGGTGCAAATGGTCACCGAAGCCGAGACGATGCGCTCACCCACCCAGGAGTTCACCGCAACATTTGAGCGCTACTTTGTGCCCTCGGTGCTCGCCCTTGTCGTCCTGCTACTCTTTGCGTTCATGGTGCTGGATGAGACCTTCTCCGAGAGCTTTTACCGCGCGATGGCAGTACTCGTTGCCGCAAGCCCCTGCGCGCTGGCCATCGCGACCCCCAGCGCGGTTCTCAGTAGCGTGGCTGCCGCTGGAAAGTCGGGCGTTCTCGTCAAAGGCGGCGCCCCGCTTGAGCATCTGGGACAGCTCAGCGCCATCGCCTTCGACAAAACGGGAACGCTGACCGAGGGCGAACCCCGAGTGACTTCGGTTGAGCCCTACCGTGACACAACCTCCGCGGAGTTGCTCTCCGTGGCCGTGGCCGTCGAACGGCTCAGCGACCACCCTCTGGCGGCAGCGATTGTTCGCCACGGTGAAGATAGCCCGGGTCAGGTGACGTATGAGGCTCGCGAGCTCAAGAGCGTAACCGGCCGTGGTGTCCGCGCGCGTATCCAAGACGAGTGGGTACTCGTTGGCAAGGAAGATCTCTTCGACGAGGCCGAGGGTGAGGCACTTCCCGACGATCTTCGCCAGCGCGTGCGCGAGCTCGAAACATCCGGTCAGACCACGATGATCGTGCGACGTGGCGAGCGCTACCTCGGAGCAATTGGCCTGATGGATACCCCGCGTGAGACTGCGGCGGCCATGATCACACGACTTCGGGAACTGGGAATCACCCGCATGATCATGATCTCCGGTGACAACCAGTCCGTCGCCGATGCCGTCGCCAAACACGTCGGGCTGGACGAAGCTCGAGGCGATCTGATGCCCGACGACAAAGTCAGGTTCATCAAAGATCTCGCGGAGCACGGGAAGGTCGCTATGGTTGGCGACGGTGTCAACGACGCGCCCGCGATGGCCAACGCCACCGTGGGCATCGCCATGGGCGCCGCCGGCTCAGATACCGCCCTGGAGACCGCTCAGATCGCGCTGATGGCCGACGACCTGAGCAAACTTCCCTACGCCGTGGGGCTTAGTCGAAAGACCAGTGCCATTATTCGCCAGAACTTATGGATGAGCCTGGGCATGGTGGCCTTCCTGATCCCCGCCACACTTCTGGGATTGAACATCGGACCTGCTGTCGCGTTGCATGAAGGCTCGACGGTCGTTGTCGTCTTCAATGCGCTGCGACTGTTGGCCTACCGCGATTCACATTCCTGA
- the ettA gene encoding energy-dependent translational throttle protein EttA, whose product MSDNKIIFSMVGVGKIHPPNHQVLKDIYLSFFYGAKIGVLGLNGSGKSTLLKIIAGEDPNYVGEIHRDKGVSFGYLHQEPELDPNLTVREVVEEGVQETVDLLKAYEAISTQFADPDADFDALMAQQAKLQDKIEHLNAWDLDSKLQMAMDALRCPPGDTKIEVLSGGERRRVALCRLLLQEPDVLLLDEPTNHLDAESVGWLEQHLAQYEGTVIAVTHDRYFLDNVAGWILELDRGQGIPFEGNYSSWLEQKQKRLAQEEKSESKRQKALAAELEWIRSSPKARQAKSKARISAYEKMVAEQQQTKERELEISIPPGPRLGDTVIRAEGIMKGFGDRLLYEDLSFNLPPGGIVGIIGPNGAGKSTLFRMITGQETPDEGTITIGETVKLGYIDQNRPLDPEKSVWEEVSDGQDVIELGNRTVNSRQYVSWFNFGGSDQQKKTGVLSGGERNRVYLAKVLKEGSNVLLLDEPSNDLDVNTLRALEEALLDFAGCAVVISHDRWFLDRIATHILAFEGDSEVVWFNGNYSEYEADRRKRLGAEALRPSRIKYKKLKRD is encoded by the coding sequence TTGAGCGATAATAAGATCATTTTTTCGATGGTCGGCGTCGGCAAGATTCACCCGCCGAACCATCAGGTTCTCAAAGACATCTACCTCTCGTTCTTCTACGGCGCGAAGATCGGCGTGCTGGGCCTTAACGGCTCCGGTAAGAGTACGCTTTTGAAGATCATCGCCGGTGAAGATCCCAACTACGTGGGTGAGATTCATCGCGATAAGGGCGTGAGCTTTGGCTACCTGCATCAGGAGCCGGAGCTCGACCCGAACCTCACGGTGCGCGAGGTGGTGGAGGAGGGCGTCCAGGAGACGGTGGACCTGCTTAAGGCCTACGAGGCGATCAGCACGCAGTTTGCCGATCCGGATGCGGACTTCGATGCGCTGATGGCGCAGCAGGCCAAACTTCAAGACAAGATCGAGCATCTCAACGCGTGGGACCTCGACAGCAAGCTGCAGATGGCGATGGACGCGTTGCGCTGCCCGCCGGGTGATACGAAGATCGAGGTGCTCAGCGGTGGGGAGCGCCGTCGTGTGGCGCTCTGCCGGCTGCTTCTGCAGGAGCCCGACGTGCTCCTGCTCGACGAGCCGACCAACCACCTCGACGCCGAGTCGGTGGGCTGGCTGGAGCAGCACCTGGCGCAGTACGAGGGCACGGTCATCGCCGTGACCCACGATCGTTACTTTTTGGATAACGTCGCCGGCTGGATTCTTGAGCTGGACCGCGGCCAGGGCATCCCCTTTGAGGGCAACTACTCCTCGTGGCTGGAGCAGAAGCAGAAGCGTCTGGCCCAGGAAGAGAAGAGCGAGTCGAAGCGTCAGAAGGCGCTGGCCGCTGAGCTCGAGTGGATTCGCTCCTCGCCGAAGGCCCGCCAGGCCAAGTCCAAGGCGCGTATCAGTGCCTACGAGAAGATGGTCGCCGAGCAGCAGCAGACCAAAGAGCGGGAGCTGGAGATCTCCATTCCGCCCGGGCCGCGCCTGGGCGACACGGTGATCCGCGCCGAAGGCATCATGAAGGGCTTTGGCGACCGGCTCCTTTATGAAGATCTGAGCTTCAACCTGCCGCCCGGGGGCATCGTGGGTATCATCGGGCCTAACGGCGCCGGTAAGTCGACGCTCTTCCGGATGATCACCGGCCAGGAGACCCCCGATGAGGGCACGATCACCATCGGGGAGACGGTCAAGCTGGGTTATATCGACCAGAACCGCCCGCTGGATCCGGAAAAGTCGGTGTGGGAGGAGGTCAGCGACGGTCAGGATGTGATTGAGCTTGGCAACCGCACGGTGAACTCTCGCCAGTACGTCTCCTGGTTTAACTTCGGCGGCAGCGACCAGCAGAAGAAGACCGGCGTGCTCAGCGGTGGGGAGCGAAACCGCGTGTATCTGGCCAAGGTGCTTAAAGAGGGCTCGAACGTGCTCTTGCTCGATGAGCCTTCCAACGACCTCGACGTGAACACGTTGCGTGCGCTGGAAGAAGCGCTGCTGGACTTTGCGGGCTGCGCGGTGGTGATCAGCCACGATCGTTGGTTCCTCGACCGCATCGCCACCCACATTCTGGCCTTTGAGGGCGACAGTGAGGTGGTGTGGTTCAACGGCAACTACTCCGAGTATGAGGCCGACCGCCGCAAGCGCCTGGGCGCCGAGGCGCTTCGCCCGAGTCGCATCAAGTACAAGAAGCTCAAGCGCGACTAA
- a CDS encoding cyclic nucleotide-binding domain-containing protein translates to MVAAAQETSWLARADVFAGLSEEQRAMLAPVFRTRDLQAGEVVCKQGDAGDYLAVVTAGELSVRVQREGHETEVRVLGLHEVFGEMSCLDPAPRSAAVVARVDSRVKMLSRTMLNALHTNAPALFSGVVRGVANRVAERLEATNARIEELLATKRSPTQPRQPSLAQLQSDLSRGRPHQGEVMLEAVGALKPFSARDLEVLKTVSVARAFAPGEIICLQGEPARAAFVVASGRVDVLRAVNQKIYQLARVEEGSLLGQLALLRDARRSATLRAVDDVVILGLARDRFEALLAAQSPLAIAFQEIVTIAGIQQLRMANDLVGYLDGREAKRQIPDIARRIVRKEVADTIDEADEVEAIAAAYLQTTLQNWDISPSELKRVRVVKSEGVMSAAEIAARLKK, encoded by the coding sequence ATGGTGGCAGCAGCACAGGAGACATCGTGGTTGGCCCGGGCGGATGTGTTTGCCGGGCTCTCCGAAGAGCAACGCGCGATGCTGGCGCCGGTCTTCCGCACTCGCGATCTGCAGGCTGGCGAGGTGGTCTGTAAGCAGGGCGACGCGGGGGATTATCTGGCCGTGGTCACCGCTGGCGAGCTCAGCGTGCGGGTGCAGCGCGAGGGACACGAGACGGAGGTTCGCGTGCTGGGGCTGCACGAGGTGTTTGGGGAGATGAGCTGTCTGGATCCGGCGCCCCGCTCGGCGGCGGTGGTGGCGCGGGTGGACTCTCGGGTGAAGATGCTCTCGCGAACGATGCTCAACGCGCTGCATACCAACGCCCCGGCGCTCTTTTCGGGGGTTGTGCGTGGGGTGGCCAACCGGGTGGCCGAGCGTCTGGAGGCCACCAACGCGCGCATTGAGGAGCTTTTGGCGACAAAGCGCTCGCCGACGCAGCCGCGTCAGCCGAGTCTGGCGCAGCTTCAGAGCGATTTGAGCCGGGGGCGCCCCCATCAGGGGGAGGTGATGCTGGAGGCGGTCGGCGCGCTCAAACCCTTTTCGGCTCGGGATCTGGAGGTGCTCAAAACGGTGTCGGTGGCGCGGGCTTTTGCTCCGGGTGAGATCATCTGTTTGCAGGGCGAACCGGCGCGCGCGGCGTTTGTGGTGGCGTCGGGGCGAGTGGATGTGCTGCGGGCGGTGAATCAGAAGATCTACCAGCTGGCGCGGGTGGAGGAGGGGAGCCTGCTGGGGCAGCTCGCGCTTCTGCGCGACGCGCGGCGCTCGGCCACGTTGCGCGCGGTGGATGATGTGGTGATCCTGGGGCTTGCGCGCGATCGTTTCGAGGCGTTGCTCGCTGCGCAGAGTCCGCTGGCGATCGCGTTTCAAGAGATCGTGACCATCGCCGGGATTCAGCAGCTGCGCATGGCCAACGATCTGGTGGGGTATCTGGACGGACGTGAGGCCAAGCGTCAGATCCCGGACATCGCCAGGCGCATCGTGCGCAAAGAGGTCGCCGATACGATCGATGAGGCCGATGAGGTGGAGGCCATCGCGGCGGCGTATCTGCAGACCACGCTGCAGAACTGGGACATCTCCCCCTCAGAGCTTAAGCGGGTGCGGGTGGTCAAGAGCGAGGGCGTGATGAGCGCCGCCGAGATCGCCGCGCGCCTTAAAAAATAG